A region of Ferrimicrobium sp. DNA encodes the following proteins:
- a CDS encoding LamB/YcsF family protein, whose product MSGQMHIDLNCDMGEGFGLYHVAKDEELLDFVTSANIACGFHAGDPRTMDATVALATAHGVAIGAHVSYPDLVGFGRRHIQVSPLELITDVTFQIGALQAFCQRHGTRLRYIKAHGALYNDLAVDATLAKAMATAVLEYDPSLPVLTLAKSPSVQVFGEAGIRTISEGFADRAYTSEGRLVSRTTPGAVVTDPEVVAARGLALASHQPIYDIHGAPVTVDCESICIHSDSPGALTLAAAVRKTLEDAQVLVASFG is encoded by the coding sequence TTGAGTGGACAAATGCACATCGACCTTAACTGCGACATGGGAGAGGGCTTTGGCCTCTACCATGTCGCCAAGGACGAAGAGCTCTTAGATTTCGTGACGAGTGCCAACATTGCGTGTGGCTTCCATGCTGGTGACCCCAGAACGATGGATGCCACCGTAGCGCTTGCCACAGCACACGGCGTGGCGATCGGGGCACACGTCTCGTACCCAGACCTCGTAGGCTTCGGTCGGCGCCACATCCAAGTCAGCCCGCTTGAGCTTATCACCGACGTGACTTTCCAGATTGGTGCCTTGCAGGCATTCTGTCAACGTCACGGAACTCGACTTCGCTATATCAAAGCCCACGGTGCTCTCTACAACGATTTGGCCGTCGATGCAACCTTGGCAAAGGCGATGGCCACCGCGGTGTTGGAGTATGACCCATCGCTACCCGTTCTCACCCTTGCTAAGAGTCCATCTGTTCAGGTATTTGGTGAAGCTGGTATCAGGACCATTTCAGAGGGATTTGCAGATCGAGCCTACACCTCGGAGGGTCGACTGGTATCGCGTACAACACCCGGGGCCGTCGTGACCGATCCAGAAGTCGTTGCTGCACGAGGACTAGCGCTCGCCTCTCATCAACCAATTTACGATATCCACGGAGCTCCGGTCACCGTTGACTGTGAATCCATCTGTATTCATAGCGACAGCCCCGGGGCGCTAACTCTCGCAGCGGCGGTGCGCAAGACCCTGGAGGATGCGCAAGTGCTTGTCGCTTCCTTTGGATAG
- a CDS encoding allophanate hydrolase subunit 1 has translation MLRILPSGPKAFLVEVEDDSQVMALLNEVANRNDTGWIAQVVDIVPGERTVLFDGVTDLHTAKADVCSWQLQAGEVRPTTTVEIECRYDGPDLDRVGELWEMSNEDVVYYHSRLPHRVAFCGFAPGFAYIQSLDQDHLVPRRASPRGNVGAGSVGLARSYTGIYPRSSPGGWQLIGRSDTSIWDENREPPALLTPGTRVIFVPI, from the coding sequence ATGCTCCGCATCCTTCCATCAGGACCGAAGGCGTTTCTCGTCGAGGTAGAGGACGATTCACAGGTCATGGCTTTGCTTAACGAGGTGGCGAATCGTAACGACACCGGCTGGATCGCCCAAGTGGTCGATATTGTGCCCGGCGAACGCACGGTGCTCTTCGACGGCGTCACCGATCTTCATACTGCGAAGGCTGACGTGTGCTCGTGGCAACTTCAAGCTGGTGAAGTTCGGCCCACAACAACCGTGGAGATCGAATGTCGCTACGACGGCCCGGACCTTGACAGAGTCGGCGAACTTTGGGAGATGTCGAACGAAGATGTAGTGTACTACCACTCGCGACTTCCCCATCGAGTGGCATTCTGTGGGTTTGCGCCCGGGTTCGCATACATCCAAAGCCTGGACCAGGATCACTTGGTACCACGTCGAGCCTCCCCAAGGGGGAACGTTGGTGCCGGCAGTGTTGGACTTGCACGTTCATACACTGGCATCTACCCCCGATCCTCTCCCGGGGGCTGGCAGTTGATCGGTCGTAGTGACACCAGTATCTGGGACGAGAACCGAGAACCTCCAGCGCTTCTCACCCCGGGCACTCGCGTCATCTTCGTACCGATCTGA